A stretch of Allostreptomyces psammosilenae DNA encodes these proteins:
- a CDS encoding ABC transporter permease — protein MSAVHTPGTPSARRGGPADPRARLLAAGLRRGRIELWQLLRDPQQLWGQLVANVVVLVGVVLWLPDGEIGDTGVSQSGLYVAGVVSFSVFQVGMLSLPQFLATEREDGTLLRLRGTPGGIPGYLVARVVVTAGLAVLNTVILLPLGALLADTPLPPTPMDWLTLVWVLALGLAATTLLGAAIGAVLPNPRGALALVALPVMGLMFVSGVFFPVGELPRPLQLVAEFFPLKWMAQGVRSALLPDGMLAAETSGSWQHGTTLAVLAAWTLAGALLAPRLLRRMTRRESGSRLAERRERASRRVA, from the coding sequence ATGAGCGCCGTCCACACCCCCGGTACGCCGTCCGCCCGGCGCGGCGGCCCCGCCGACCCGCGCGCCCGGCTGCTCGCCGCCGGCCTGCGGCGCGGCCGGATCGAGCTGTGGCAGTTGCTGCGCGACCCGCAGCAGCTGTGGGGGCAGCTGGTGGCCAACGTCGTGGTGCTGGTCGGCGTCGTCCTCTGGCTGCCCGACGGCGAGATCGGCGACACCGGCGTCTCCCAGTCCGGCCTCTACGTGGCCGGGGTGGTGTCGTTCTCGGTGTTCCAGGTCGGCATGCTCTCCCTCCCGCAGTTCCTCGCCACCGAGCGGGAGGACGGCACCCTGCTGCGGCTGCGCGGCACCCCGGGCGGCATCCCCGGCTACCTGGTCGCCCGGGTCGTGGTGACCGCCGGGCTCGCCGTGCTCAACACGGTGATCCTGCTCCCGCTCGGCGCGCTGCTCGCCGACACCCCGCTGCCGCCCACCCCCATGGACTGGCTGACCCTGGTGTGGGTGCTCGCCCTCGGCCTGGCCGCCACCACCCTGCTCGGCGCGGCGATCGGCGCCGTGCTGCCCAACCCGCGCGGCGCGCTGGCGTTGGTGGCCCTGCCGGTGATGGGCCTGATGTTCGTCTCCGGGGTGTTCTTCCCGGTGGGCGAGCTGCCCCGGCCGCTCCAGCTGGTCGCCGAGTTCTTCCCGCTGAAGTGGATGGCGCAGGGCGTGCGCTCCGCCCTCCTGCCGGACGGCATGCTGGCCGCCGAGACCTCGGGCAGCTGGCAGCACGGCACGACGCTGGCCGTCCTGGCCGCCTGGACGCTGGCCGGCGCGCTGCTCGCGCCCCGGCTGCTGCGCCGGATGACCCGGCGGGAGTCCGGCTCGCGGCTCGCCGAGCGCCGCGAGAGGGCCAGCCGCCGCGTCGCCTGA
- a CDS encoding helix-turn-helix transcriptional regulator, which yields MSETIHNRIAVLRADRGVSRRELAAALGVHYQTVGYLERGEYSPSLHLALRIAEFFEVPVEAVFALRPFPKLGAEPVPSAPGPRDERGTR from the coding sequence GTGTCCGAGACCATCCACAACCGCATCGCGGTGCTCCGCGCCGACCGGGGCGTCTCCCGGCGGGAGCTCGCGGCGGCCCTCGGCGTGCACTACCAGACGGTCGGATACCTGGAGCGCGGGGAGTACAGCCCCAGCCTGCACCTCGCGCTCCGGATCGCCGAGTTCTTCGAGGTGCCGGTGGAGGCGGTCTTCGCCCTGCGCCCCTTCCCCAAACTGGGCGCCGAGCCCGTCCCCTCCGCCCCCGGCCCACGCGACGAGAGAGGAACGCGATGA